A window of Benincasa hispida cultivar B227 chromosome 9, ASM972705v1, whole genome shotgun sequence genomic DNA:
AACACACATGGTTCATGTTATTTACAAGCTATTTTGACTTATTTCcaataattttactttaaaaaattacaaatgaacTCATACAACCAATAGAATCTCCCAACTTTTTATCTTTAGTTTTAAaggtattttatatttttaagctcaaccttattattttttttgtcatgGAAGTATGATTCTCAACAATTCTATTTTTCAACTCAAAtacagttattttatttataacattttcAACTATCTTTCGCCACATTTCAAATTATCATATTGTGATGTTTTGAACGGtagttaaaattatttatattactaCTTTTAACTTGATTTGATTCGtgggttttttttattctttgattATCGTCTATATTTACCTTTCTTAAATAGTCACAAGTATGTTTGAAATAGGAAGGTATATGTAggaaattcttttacatttttattataaCTAATGTTTTTGGTAAATTTACAAGTTGGTGATTCCTTTTGGAGGGGAGGGAACTAGTGCTATGGTGTTGCTAGGGTGGCAAGTTGAAGTACATGTTGAATATTAGGGTCATTGTGGGAATAGAATTCCACAGCCTGGCTAGCTAGCTGTTCTATGTTGCTTTGTGGGTGGCCAACCTTACCTACATTTTACTATACACTTTTATATTCCGGTCTATTGGGCATAGAACTGATGTGATATAGAGTCCCCCAGAACATTAAATAACTATtagtgattaaaaaaaaaaaaaaaaaaacatcttagTACAAATAGAGAGATCAATGAAGATTTTAATTACATCGATAATGTGATAGAATCCTAGATAATGTGATAGAATCCTAGTATTTTGTTTCATGTGATTCAAATACTTCCAAATTGTTTATCAAATAACGAGTTAGGTGTGAAATCACAATCTCTCTCTTTCTACATGTCTAATAAATGCGTGTGACAACACGACCAATATTAataattagaaagaaaaaaaaaaccttaaattCAACTTAAAATTTATTTGTAGAAAAATTCCATGGAAGGATATCAATAATTCATAGCATGATTGCATCTCTTTCTCATTccaaattgcttaaattaatataagagttttatttaatacaacTATTATATCAATTGATATAGACTATGAAGATATTCAAATTATAGTATCGGTTTCATTTCTCACCAAgcaaataattaaagaaaataaaaaaaccaaaaaatcaaattcatgTCCAAAATATTTCacgaaagaaataaaattttatgttcCTAATTGTATTATCATGTCATAGTATTCTAAAAAGCTTaaaacaacaaacaaaaaaacaaaagaatttgagatattttttattattattattgggaaAAAAAGTCTATATGGGCCGGGCCTTATCTTGATTTACTTTGGGCCTGGGCCTGATGTTCGGCCTAGGTTAGATCTCTTCCTCGCCGTCTTCTCTTTGATGGAATTCATCTTCTGCAACTTCAAATCGGCTCTGAATCTTGCAATGAACTTGTCGGCTTTACTGTTGACATCAGGGCTTGAACAGAAAATCGGAATTGTTGAGTCTTTCACGAGCTTTCTTTCGCCGGTCGCCGGTGGTCCATCGGCTTCACTCTCGTCCATTTCCGGCGAAATGGCTCTCGGTGTACTGCTATTGCTTCCTACACTGTCAAAGTCTCCATGCATTCTGAACGGCGGCGGTGGCGGCGGCGGAGGAGGAATCGGATGGTATGGCGACTCACCGCCAATGCGCGTATTGTACTCTTCGTCGTTTAAACTGCTCAGTCTGTCGAGCTCCATTGGAGGCTCGTGAGGCTTGAGCATCTGGTTTCGATCTTCGGTCTTTGGTTTAGGTTCTGAGGAGGCAGGCGGCTCTGGTGGAGGTGTGGACTGCACTTTTTTGCCTTTTCCTTTCTTGGATGAAAATAGATTTTGCAGCACTGATGGCGAGGGAAGCGGCGGAGGAGGCGGTGGTGATGATGGCGTTGAAGCGCGTTGGGAGGCAATGATAGCCTCGAAGCTTTCGATGCTTTTTTGTCtttgtttcttcttcctcctcctcagTGCGGACCAAATTTCTTTTGAAGCACCACCTCTCTTCTTCTCGTTTCTGTTGCTCTTCTGCTCCGATTCCCGATAGAACGATGGCGGCGAGAGTggtggaagctgaatacgttgGAAATTTGCGACGTCCGAATCACCATTTTCGTTCTGTTGATCAATTTCTGTATCCGGTGTATGGCTATGGACCTTATGCGTTCTCTTTGGCCTTCGTTTTACCACTTTAGGAGGAGGAGTCGTATTAGCGGGAGGTGGAGGGGTTGGAGGAGGTGATGGAGGTCGCGGAGGAGAAACCCGTGGCGGCGGCGACCGCGGCCGCGGCGGAGAAGGTATCGCCGGTTGTGAATATACATCTTCACGAATCTCAGATCTGTCGAAACCAATACTTTTGGCATCAGAATCTAGGCGTTCAAGCTCCGGCCGAGTTTCACGACGGCGATGAAGTTGATCAGAGGACAAATACCGATGATTAGTCACATGAGTATCGTCGTAAAATCGCCACCGGTGATCTCCGGCATCAAAGGTAGACTCCTGCAGACGTAGATCCGGATACGAACTGCTACTCCTCATCCGATTGAGTGTGTAATGATTCGGCCGATGATCGGTATATCCATCCCATCGACGCGGAGTCGTAGGGTTTGACTTCATTGTTCGCCTCGATGAAACGCTCGGATCTTCAAAAGAGGCTCTACTATCATCCCCAGTGTTTCTACTAAGAAATCCACAAACAATGGCGAAGAGAACCAGAAGCAAATTGAGCGAATCCCAGCTCTTCTTGACCGATTGAGGCCGAATCAATTGAGAAGTGAACTGTACAAATTTGGGAATCACAATCAAGATGAAACAGAGAACTATTACTAACAAAACAATGAGAAAGGCGCTGGAGTTGAGGAGGAACGACGATGCACGGCTGAGGCGACGGCGGCGATTGTAGTCGAGTTCGTGTAGAGAGTTGGAGGATTGAAGCCAGAACGGCGGCGGCGCGTTGCCATCTTCCTCCATTTTCGCCGAGCTTTTCCTtcctttgtttgtttgtttgttttttttttccctctttcccCACTAGCTTTGGCTTTAAGTTTGCTTTTGGTGTGTGCCGTATTATGAGATCGCTTTTGCATTCTTTTTTGCTTGCGTGTGGCTATTTATAACCAAAAGCTAGTTGTAAATGCTAGATGTCATGTGACCCACTTTCCATTCTCTAAAATCCCAACACTTTTTTGTGTTAAGCCAATTATAGGTGGATAAAACtaggttaaaaaatatattttttttatatgggtAGATGTCTGAACCAGCTTATGTtcacatttattaattttacgaTACAATCCGTTTGATATTATAGCATTTGGATGTTGAAGAAACTTGTAGAATATCTAATCCTATATAGGTAGGTGGTCACCATGGATTGAACTCATgactttttagatttttttttctttagtagTAATGATTTAGTTCATATATTTTaccatttgtaacaatttagtctctatcataaaaaattttcattaaaattcaatatcaaattttattatgtaacGACTTAGTATTTATAGTATGTAAATGAATTTGATTCctctttccaaaaaaaaaaaaaaagattcccAATCAGTTTATAAATTATGTTTCTAAGAAGTATCATTAAAATATACTAATGTTTTTAATGataagaattaaattgttacaaattgtaAAGTATGCAAACTCAATCGTTACTTATTAAAGTTTATGACTAAATTGACTAAACAATTATCAACTAAAGTTTGTGGGATAATTTATTACTTTCATGAAGTTCAGGaactaaaagtattttttaatcaaataatgTTAAACTATACCAAATAATAAACTTGAGAgagttttatataaaaaataataagatgaAAATTGATGTAGCATTTAACCGTGTGtacaaattggaaaaaaaaaattatgtgtcatcatttttaatatgatttgtGTAAACTAACAtactcaaaatttgattttaacaaTATCTTATTACCCTTCCAACCTAGGAGATCGTGACCCTATTGGAGATCCTGTGGTTCGAGGGGATTGAGACTCGGTTAGGAATCTTGTTAGAAACCCTAAGAGGGGTAAGGATCGTGATACTACTTCAGTAGTACAGGAGACTACATTCGAAGGTGGCTCGAGTATCTCTCAAAAGAGTACCGATCCTTAGATGAATGAAAAAGTATTTAACAGGATTTCTCAGAGATTAACAACAAGTGTAGGATCCATACAAACAGATCCAGAGAAGAAATTCGGTATAGAAAGACTAAAAGCACTAGGTGCCACAACGTTTGAGAGATCAACGAATCTGATAGATGTTGAGGTTTGGCTTGAGAAATTTTTTGACGTGATGAGGTATCCCGAAGACCAAAAGGCCTTGGGAAGGCCTATAAAAGACTTGGGGAGAAAGGGCTACCAAAAACCCAAAAAATGATATGAAGAATTAATCTAGGATTAATAAGGAAAAACACAATGAATGGAATGATATAGGATCACGTAAGGATAATTCGGGATAAAGTAAAGTAGAATATAGTATATAACACTAAAACTGACTTTCGTTGTAGGAAACATGTATCTGAGTGTTAAACCCTGGTGGCAGCAAGAACCCAGAATAAGTGATACTACTTTCAACACCGACTCTAGGGAACATTGAAATAAATAATCCTTCCTTGGACATTGATTTTGGGCACATATTGTAAATCCAGGAGTAAACACACCAGGAGCCAGTAAAGAATCAGGATGTCCAAATTATGGAAAGAACCATAAGAATCCATGCTTGCTAGGAACATGCATATGTTTTGGGTGTGGTCGACAAGGCCAAATTAGGAAAAATTGCATATATTTtcaaaggaaaatgaaaaagaaacaagaacagGTTCTAAGAGAGAACCAATTACAACCAGCTGCACTTGTAAGCAGTAGAAACAAAAGAGTTATGTCAAAAGCGACGATTGGGAGAGATACAAAAAGAACTCACACTTTAGGAAGTTTCGGTCCGTCAATAGGCTTTGTTAGACATGCTGAAATCGACATCCCTCGTAGAATAGTCATTGAGTTTGACAGAAAATCTCCATGTGAAGTTTGTGTCGGAGATTCTTGAAAATATTGCCTCTTTTGTCAATAAGCAGGGTATGATCACGGAAACTGTCCTTGGAGGCAAGAGGATCCATCCAAAACGACTACTAAAGAGGTTGTCTTTAAAAGACTATCCATTAGAGATTAAGGAGAAGAAATTTCGTGAAAAGAAATAATTTCGAAAAAGATAAAGCAAACAATGTAAACCTATTGTAAATAAGAACTAGAGCTATAAATAACCTGTGAAGCTACCTTGTAAATAAACAACAAGGACTTtgtataacttattgttcaatAAGTGTGAATGAATGAGGTAGATTTATATTATTAACCAGTATTTAAATACCTTGTAGACAACCATGCTTAGAAACTGGAAAAATTGGAAACCACCGAACGTCAGTAGATCTAATGAGGAGGGTGAGGGAAAGTCTAGCCATCCACAAGATAGGGTTAGATAGGAAGAACAATTTTTAGATAAGTTCGTCCACTTACTATAGAAAATATTGGGAACCATACAACTGGCTCCGAAAAAGAAGTTTGGAATAGAACACTTAAGATCATTGAGAGCTACTGTGTTTGAAGGGACCACCGATCACGTTGATGTTGAAGTGTGGATCAATCAACTAGAAAAATGTTTCAGAGTAATGCGATGCCCCGAAGATCGAAAAGTAAATCTTGCAACTTTCCTGTCACAGAAAAAGGCGGAGGAATGGTGGAGAGTATTGAAAATAGAAGAAGGGAAAGAAGTGAACCCCCCCTTGAAGGAATTTCGAGAAGTTTTTTATGAGAAATTTTATCCTCAATCATTCTGTGATGTAAACCGAAATGAGTTCCCACAACTTGTCCAGGATAGTATGATAGTGGCAGAATACCAACTGAAATACACTAAACTCTCGAGGTATTCTTTAAACATCATTGGGGACGAAAGTGAACGGTGTGAGAGATTTAAAGCAAGACTAAGGAAAGAAATTAAGATTCTTGTGACAACTAGCGCTGTATGGGTTGAATTCTCAAATTTAGTGGAGGCGACCATGAGAGCAGAAAGAAATATGATGTTGAGGAATAAGAGACATAAGGTAGCCTATTAGTAAACAAGGAGAATCAAGTGGGAAGTAAGAAGTTTGCTCCTGGGGTGGAAAATAAAGGACTTTTCAAACAAAAGGGAACGTCAAATTCTGGATTAGGTTCAGGAGGGACCAGTCATTTGGGAAAGCCTTTTGGAAAAACATACTCGAAACAACTAAATGAACCTGTAGCTAATGCCAACCAAAGGCCTTGGTGTTCAGATTGTGGCAAATACTTGTTGGGGATTAAATTAGTTTGTTGATATGTGTTAATGCTCATGTGTTGATCATGCGATGGTTTAAAGAGTATGCGTTAAGtgtgtatgcgatgatcatgcactcctgtcacaagttttcttgctctctcaccaagtataataTCACAAGTTTCTCAGGATGATCTAAGGTCGAACACGAGGACTTGCAACTAAAAAACGAATGTAAGTGATGTGTTTGAGGCGaagaataaaaatacaaaaaaagaaGTTGCTTAACATGcgttactcctactcctaactaaacagactGAACAATtaaagtttaactatgagaatcGATAGAGATGCAataactgttaacgcgtaataagatgcatgaagAAGTAGGGTTGGGGAGGAGACATCACCAAGTCCTTAAGTTTGGttgcaagggtaatcccagctcgccataCTTGCGCATcacacacctctcagtggtcagATACATGTGTCATATCTCTATAGCGCATGATTGATGTTGCGATAACTCTTGCTATCTACACTTAGCTCATGGAGGTGGAAGAAAATATgataaaatagaagaagaaaatatgatAAAATAGAAGATGTTGATGGAAATGATAACGAAGGAtctaaagagatgcattgattacaaagtgtattaatatcttaagccaaaatataatataatacaaaGGTGAGAAGAGAGAGGTGAAAgactagatgtaggcaatcttttgcttccatcagatatgtgtcaaggctaccggtagTGCAATGGATGGGCATTAGAGTAGTCCCTCTCGGGCTTTATCTCCGGTGAAGCTCTAGTCATCAATTGGAGGAAGTTGTggaaatgaagaactctcaaagaatttcTTGCTCATGCTCTTGTCTGTAATCACAAGAATCTGCCCAAGGCAGAAGTCCCGGATGCTTGAACTTAGgctccaaggctctatttatagagccaaATGCTAACAACTTTGATAATCCTGCTTTGAATCACTGCCATTACTGACGTGGTAGGTGAGAATGTTAGCGTTGCATCATGGTCTGACTGCTTTCCAGAAGGTTTGCTGAGTAGCTTAGATATCCCGCATTCATATTCGTTTCTTCTAAAAGATCAACGCCTTCCACCCACTCTTTGCAGTCATACTTCTATCATGATTATCATTTTGTAGTTGCGGCAGTGCATATGACCAACTTTTCTTCAGTGAGATCAACGCATGCAATTGACTCCTACGATAACTACAAAATAGCCACTTTGACGCATGATATGAGGTTAGTGGGGATTTTTAGTGGAAAGCAACGCAAGTTCATTATTTCACATCAATTCTTGGTAATATCAACGCATGTTCTGCTCAACACCCCTCATTactctaagtaaaaggctacgaTAGCTTgaatttctacaagctatcaataCCATCGGGGAAAATATCTGGAAAAAGCTCACACCTATTATAATTGTGGAGAAGTTGGACTTTTTAAAAGAAAGTGTCCCTAATTAATGACCAAAGAAAGAGGAACTGCTTCACAAACTGTCAACAAAGGGTTAAAACCTTCAGTCTCTTGGAGAGGACAATTGAATAGAGCAAAGTAGATGGAAGCAGATGGATAAAATCGACTCCAAAGTAGTTTGTATTCCTTTATCCAATCAGAAGAGGGAGAGATTCCGAAAGCCGTGAGAGGTAGGGGTTAATTTAAATAACCCTTACCTATTAATAAATCTAAGTAGATGTTGTGGTTCTATTTACATGTGCTAGAAGTAGTAGCTgaatttcgaggatgaaatttctTAAGGGGGTTAGATTTGTAACACCCAAACCTTTACATAAATATTTAGGCAGAGAGAGGAACTCAAAATTCAAGCCTTAGAAGGAGAAGAAACCTAAATATCTAAAACTATGCCTTGGAAGAAGTAAAAGTACTTAAGAAAATTTCCAAGTATTGGAGGCATAGTAGTACGAAGTAGGATTTTGACTAAGTATGTAAACTATGCTATGAACTCATAACATAGTAAGGAATTTAGTCAAGTGTTCAAACTATGATGTGCACCTGGAAGAACTTCAAATTGGTCTAGAAAAgtgaaaaattgactaagtacCAAGGATATGAGGAGTACGAGCTTAACCTTGGAAAAGACATTTCAAGTGGAACATATTCTGGAATAAGAAAGAAGACTTAGATTCATACTAGGATAGGATTGGACATGATGGGCACATACCAAGGAGACTTTGGATGTATAGGAAGTGTTGTTGTGAGATGTTTGGGATCAAGTGAAAACCTGAGGAAAgaagtgttgggaatgtcctagaactcgcaattcgtgttaaatattctatttatcaataaaatattattgagtattttgttcaataaagttgttgattttgtattctattataaaaatccaataaacatatccatggctatagtatgagtacttcaactttatgtggtgacataaacagaatcaagttaatagtatatagcctaaatggtctaataagtatatggataaaattgggtatctcatcttggtaacactattagatacgacctattttgtataggtaatacacaTGATGTGATCCAAAGATCATTcttgtagagacatgtgagtggggccatcttatgcaatgagtttgcatatagactggaccacgaaatagtcacttttctttacaaCGACcaattattgttaaaactgactatttcatatttaaagaaacataggataactcgatcttaatcctgagctagctataaactcatgtttattcgaaattatcctttgatctgcatgggtgagagtaatccaacagcactgctcaataagccttccattttggggataagaccgtatgaatagctggggacatatcctcgcaagatggagttcactcctacctgttttaggattagcagataggttgttctcttaagtaacGATTCCAAGTCTTAAACAATCGGGGTCCTGCCTTCTCATaatagagaaaggacttgattcataagtattatgaatcaaattattcattagagggtcagtaggaacttaaggaacgagatgcattcacaggggtaaaacggtgattttgacccagctgtgattacgaacgactgtgaatgatcaacttactgattatggtttatatgaacataaatatatctacaatgagaagacTGCAACTaccgagctatagtggtgtgtcttgatagttaatgaatagtaattaattcaattaaagaattttaacgaattaattacagattattggagctcatgatctgtaggttcattaggtccctttactagctcattaaattggaataacaaattgagtattgatgtatgaatttaggattttcgattgattgtatCTGATGCAattataaacgtttaatttaattcaaattaaaaaaaattagaaaatagattaatatttaaattatgatttaaatataaaaattgatttattggtgatattaatattttattaatttaatatttagatattaaattaattaaaattagtttttatttaaattaattattttttaattaatttagataaaATGATTTTATGAAAGCATTTTATGTTAAtgggtttttccaattttaggaAAAACCCACTAACATGTATCATGGAATACCACCAAAATCTATTGCTAATCTTCAAGCTGGAGCTGCCCAACATGAAACCTGAGGCATTTGCATAgtttttacctatatatagaagctccatgcatgaagacCAGCAAGcgattggaaaaaaaaagttctgaATTGATAACTCTACTCTCGTTCCTCATCAACTCAACTTGTtcaagtgtttccaccacacattctaACTTGAgcataatagagaagatctcaGTGGTAGTCTTATCAGAGATTTAAGCGAGATCTTGGTGATATTCAGCTAATTTAATGGAGGTATCTTCAGAGGTAATATGtatttcaaaccctcttttgaatatcatatgtatagcatgcttaaaattcaaattaaatgtagtttatgtgcttaatgattctgtaaTCTTCCGTTGCATGATATATCATTTCTTCAAGAAGTGGTTGTGTTGGAAGATCATGCGTTGAACTAGGCACCAACAAGGGAGGAAGTTAAGATTGAACGCATAAGGGAGGATTGGTGGACGCATAGGGGATTCAAGGGAGAGAagttggctaagtgttggacaaCATAGGACACTACAAGAGAAGGAAACCTTAAAGGATGCAGTGTTGAATGCATAGATATATTGCTGGACGAATCGAGGGCCATATGGGCACATAGTGTATGAGTTTATCAGCatagcggaagcaacaaggatcaataaacattctaattcattaattttggctataaataaagcatgctcatacaataataagagggtttcaagtaatacctttgtagaacctcttgaatcacaaaatcagctgcaaatcttctccaaatctcgttgtgaataacctcaagatcttccctactattctcttgaagctttagattgaattgtggaACTCAAGATAAGcgtgaatgaagggaacttggagaagaactcactgtaccatccacttgaagaacacctttcttcaactcgaatttttaaGCAAAAACTCTattgatgcatgcctcaatttcactcccatcttctttatttattgcagaacattcatgcaaagaagatggttgcatgagatacAACTCATGGTTGGATTATTGAAGCCAAACTTAAGTGAGTTtagtgtgagctagttgaaggtattaatggaaaaatccataattccattttgtgtttttcccaatttttctaatttacaaattgatttcctaaatcaattttaatttcaaaattgaaaacttttattaattttacaaaattaatttcatagattaattttaaaaataaataaataattaaaaaaaaataattaattctaNtaattttacaaaattaatttcatagattaattttaaaaataaataaataattaaaaaaaaataattaattctaattaatttaatatcaaatatttaaattaattttacacaaattccgcCTTCatgaatttcatatttaaatcatatttaaatattaattaattcttcaatttcgtttaattctaatttgaatatttcaaatcaacttatcacgctactctaaagctgacatttatgagctagtagggggacctcatgaacctacagatcatggactctaacgatccgagattaattagttaaactctttatatcGAATTaatcccattcgttaactaatgggacactctactaaagcccatagttacactccccttactgtattatgtccacatgatttaaccataattagtaaatcgatctttcacaggttgttcgtaataacggttgggtcaaatatctgttttatcctcgagattacgtcttgttccttaagttcctactgatcctctaatgaacaattggtttgtgatctagtcACTAAACTAGATCCCTTTCAGCCCAATGAGAGGGGGGGCCATGTGTTCAAGACtaggattcagtacttaagagaacaacctttcttctatctctaaattaggtaggcgtgaattctgtgttacatcctatgtccccagctatctacccgatcttaccgctgaaatgggagtcttattgagctggcactgttgagccaatcctcacctatgcaaatctaaggataatctcgaataagcagaagttcatagttagctcaggattaaaatcaagttacctaggtcatctaagtgaaatagtcagtcttaaacagtaaacaacgttataaagtaagagtaacttatttcttggtctaatcttatgaaaactcattgcataggacacccccactcctcatgtcaatacatgaacgaatttggatcacttcgtttgtagtatctttacaataacttgtaacagctacagagtagaccgcatccaatagtgttactagaataaggtacccaatcttaatcatatactatagaccgttttggctatttactcgaacgtGATCCATCTCTATATCTTTACATAAATTTTAAGTATTCCTATAATAgccacagatcttagtttattggatttagacttttacgaatgcaatttatagaatcaataataagtttatcgactatagaatatgtttatctttttacaaactgtgagttttaggacataaaacccaatatagAAATGGGTGCATACTTGGAGGAAAGTAAGGAAAGGAGGATACATGGCTATGCCTTTGAGTATAAAAGGAAGCTATGCTTTGAAAAGAAGATAGAAACcaaggaaaaaggaagaagaggaaagatGGATGCACAAGGGTTAGGGTTGGCATATAGGGGGCCTTATGGATTCCATTTTTGGGTCTATGAGGAGCAAAATGGAAGCACAAAATAAACCCTTAGGAAATAATTACACCAAGGAATCTCAAGATCCTAGTTGGGTGCATATCTAGGAGAAAAAGTGTAGATTGGGCGCATACTCTAGTTATGAGCCAAAGGAAAAAGCTATGTTATGAGATAAGAGGTAAGTTGGGAGCATAACTAGGGAACCATGCACTGATCACCTTATGGACGCATAGAAGGAACTTATTGGACGCATATAAGGTGATTGGTGAAGCAACCATGCAGCCAACATACCTAACATGCGTTGATTTGATTTGAGTAAACTTAGGGAGCAAGGTTGTATTGATAGCAAAGTGGGGTATATGGCTTAACCAATGAAAGTCTTGGCCGAGCCAAGGATGAGGTAGGCACATAGTAGGACATGAAAAAGGTCGAGATGATACCTCCGAGGTAGCTATGCATTGACATATGCATGGTGAAGTCACTTAAGCTCTGCATGCAAGGAGGAGGTGTCAAGGGGGATATATTGGACTTTGCATCGGGTTGATACATAAGCTTACCATGCAATTAAGGTGCCATGCATTGGgcgttggggttgatgccctaaatcttgtagggtcttgtagtttgtaattg
This region includes:
- the LOC120084499 gene encoding serine/arginine repetitive matrix protein 1-like is translated as MEEDGNAPPPFWLQSSNSLHELDYNRRRRLSRASSFLLNSSAFLIVLLVIVLCFILIVIPKFVQFTSQLIRPQSVKKSWDSLNLLLVLFAIVCGFLSRNTGDDSRASFEDPSVSSRRTMKSNPTTPRRWDGYTDHRPNHYTLNRMRSSSSYPDLRLQESTFDAGDHRWRFYDDTHVTNHRYLSSDQLHRRRETRPELERLDSDAKSIGFDRSEIREDVYSQPAIPSPPRPRSPPPRVSPPRPPSPPPTPPPPANTTPPPKVVKRRPKRTHKVHSHTPDTEIDQQNENGDSDVANFQRIQLPPLSPPSFYRESEQKSNRNEKKRGGASKEIWSALRRRKKKQRQKSIESFEAIIASQRASTPSSPPPPPPLPSPSVLQNLFSSKKGKGKKVQSTPPPEPPASSEPKPKTEDRNQMLKPHEPPMELDRLSSLNDEEYNTRIGGESPYHPIPPPPPPPPPFRMHGDFDSVGSNSSTPRAISPEMDESEADGPPATGERKLVKDSTIPIFCSSPDVNSKADKFIARFRADLKLQKMNSIKEKTARKRSNLGRTSGPGPK